From a single Bryobacter aggregatus MPL3 genomic region:
- a CDS encoding SpoIIE family protein phosphatase encodes MNPGPTQPRILICDDQMEVREALRLLLKSNGYLVETFDSPQALEKAATQKAAAVILLDMNYTRDTTSGGEGLELIARLRELRVPAALIAMTAWGDVSLAVDAMQRGASDFVEKPWSNDRLLQIVAKWVSSQPAAQREMASARRVQESLLPRGMRAERKLDYACRFLPAREVSGDYYDFFEKRAGHFGFVVADVSGKGVPAALLMANLQALFRSYAYRDERGPEPVLRAVNAQFHESTTPESFATAFYADLDEESRQLHFVNCGHPAAWLLKKNGELRYLESGAMVLGAFANWQAQAHTVQLDSGDRLLVYSDGAVEAQSAWGEEFGEARLLQLFEDTSHLAPGEALPTIEAAIQQHSGISLFDDCTLFMASLR; translated from the coding sequence ATGAACCCAGGTCCCACTCAGCCGCGAATCTTAATCTGTGATGACCAAATGGAGGTTCGCGAGGCGCTACGCCTGCTCTTGAAGTCAAACGGATACCTGGTGGAGACCTTCGACTCGCCCCAGGCGCTGGAGAAGGCTGCCACTCAGAAAGCCGCCGCCGTCATCCTACTGGACATGAATTACACCCGCGACACCACCAGCGGGGGCGAAGGGCTCGAATTGATTGCCCGTCTGCGAGAGCTGCGCGTGCCCGCCGCGCTGATTGCGATGACGGCCTGGGGCGATGTGAGCCTGGCGGTGGACGCGATGCAACGCGGGGCCAGCGATTTTGTCGAAAAGCCCTGGAGCAATGACCGGCTGTTGCAGATTGTCGCCAAGTGGGTGAGCTCACAACCAGCCGCGCAGCGTGAGATGGCCAGTGCGCGCCGGGTGCAGGAGAGTCTGCTGCCTCGGGGCATGAGAGCGGAGAGAAAGCTCGACTATGCCTGCCGCTTTCTGCCCGCACGTGAGGTGTCGGGCGACTACTATGACTTTTTCGAGAAGCGAGCTGGGCATTTTGGCTTCGTTGTCGCCGATGTGAGCGGCAAGGGCGTGCCGGCGGCGCTCCTGATGGCGAATCTGCAGGCGCTGTTCCGCAGCTATGCGTATCGGGACGAGCGTGGTCCGGAGCCGGTCTTGCGCGCCGTCAATGCGCAGTTTCATGAATCGACAACGCCCGAGAGCTTTGCTACCGCCTTCTACGCCGATCTGGACGAAGAGAGCCGGCAACTGCACTTTGTCAATTGCGGGCATCCCGCCGCGTGGCTGTTGAAAAAGAACGGCGAATTACGCTATCTCGAATCGGGTGCGATGGTGCTGGGCGCCTTTGCCAACTGGCAGGCACAAGCCCATACGGTGCAACTGGACAGCGGAGACCGCCTGTTGGTGTATTCTGATGGGGCCGTCGAGGCCCAGAGTGCCTGGGGCGAAGAGTTTGGGGAAGCACGATTGCTCCAACTCTTTGAAGACACCTCTCATTTGGCGCCCGGAGAAGCGCTGCCTACGATCGAGGCAGCGATCCAGCAACACTCGGGGATCTCGCTTTTTGACGACTGCACCCTATTCATGGCAAGCCTCCGATAG
- a CDS encoding transketolase family protein, giving the protein MAISTKYELKLGAATREAFGRTLAELGNKNKNVVVCDADLSKSTYTVFFQKEHPDRFIECGIAEANMVAIGSGLAAAGKIPFVSSFSAFVINKGFEQLRVTAAYPNVNLKVVGTHSGISIGEDGPSQMSIEDLSLACNLPGFTVLAPADEVSMAACIHLAAETFGPFFVRAGRAKAAIVYEPGTKFHVGGSHQLIDGKDIAIFANGLLVAEAIKAAEQLDAIGISARVIDLYSIKPIDREAITKAAEECGAIVVAEEHLKDTGIGTRVAQVVVETAPCVMEFVGLTNYAESGTPEAVLEKYGMTASVIVTAAKKALARKKK; this is encoded by the coding sequence ATGGCCATCTCGACGAAGTACGAATTGAAACTGGGCGCGGCAACGCGCGAAGCGTTTGGCCGTACGCTGGCAGAATTAGGCAACAAGAACAAGAACGTTGTCGTTTGCGACGCGGATCTTTCGAAATCCACCTACACGGTGTTCTTCCAGAAGGAACACCCGGACCGCTTCATTGAATGCGGCATTGCTGAAGCGAACATGGTGGCCATTGGATCGGGACTGGCAGCCGCCGGCAAGATTCCGTTTGTCTCCAGCTTCTCTGCTTTTGTGATCAACAAGGGCTTTGAGCAGTTGCGCGTCACCGCCGCCTACCCGAATGTGAACCTGAAAGTGGTTGGCACGCATAGCGGCATTTCGATTGGCGAAGACGGCCCGTCGCAGATGTCGATCGAGGATCTGAGCCTCGCCTGCAACCTTCCCGGATTCACGGTGCTGGCGCCTGCCGACGAAGTTTCAATGGCAGCCTGCATTCACCTGGCCGCGGAGACCTTCGGGCCTTTCTTTGTGCGGGCCGGCCGCGCCAAGGCAGCGATTGTCTATGAGCCGGGCACCAAGTTCCATGTCGGCGGCAGCCACCAGTTGATCGACGGCAAGGACATCGCGATCTTCGCAAACGGTCTGTTAGTCGCCGAGGCGATCAAGGCGGCAGAACAGTTGGATGCGATTGGCATTTCTGCCCGCGTCATCGATCTGTACAGCATCAAGCCGATCGACCGCGAAGCCATCACCAAGGCAGCCGAGGAGTGCGGCGCGATCGTTGTCGCCGAAGAGCACCTGAAGGATACGGGCATTGGAACCCGTGTCGCCCAGGTGGTTGTCGAAACGGCGCCTTGTGTCATGGAATTTGTCGGCCTCACCAATTATGCCGAGAGCGGTACGCCGGAGGCTGTACTCGAGAAGTACGGCATGACGGCGTCTGTGATCGTCACCGCAGCCAAGAAGGCACTCGCCCGCAAGAAGAAGTAA
- a CDS encoding molybdenum cofactor biosynthesis protein MoaE, with amino-acid sequence MQIRVLFFGQLKDFSQLSEDTVHFPEGSTVETVFSHYVARFPRLSGLAQSIALARNQQFAQPGDFLADGDEIAFLPPVSGGTAYTQRRVTPEGHIFALTRSVIDTAAIGREVLQGIDGALCSFEGVVRNNTKGRPTRYLEYECYEAMAIRMMEQIGVEIANAHAISRLAMVHRLGRMEIGEASVLIVAAAPHRGPSFEAARDGINRLKKTVPIWKKEFFADGEVWVDGEWDESIVPAGASQQQ; translated from the coding sequence ATGCAAATCCGCGTCCTTTTCTTCGGTCAGCTTAAAGACTTCTCGCAGCTCAGCGAAGACACCGTCCACTTTCCCGAAGGCTCCACGGTCGAAACCGTGTTTTCTCATTATGTGGCGCGCTTTCCCCGCCTCAGCGGTCTGGCGCAATCGATCGCCCTCGCCCGCAACCAGCAGTTTGCCCAGCCGGGCGACTTCCTTGCCGATGGCGACGAGATTGCCTTTCTGCCGCCGGTGAGCGGCGGCACGGCCTACACCCAACGCCGGGTGACTCCCGAAGGCCATATCTTTGCGCTCACCAGGAGTGTGATCGATACAGCAGCCATCGGACGGGAGGTGTTACAAGGCATCGATGGAGCGCTGTGCAGCTTTGAAGGCGTCGTGCGCAACAACACCAAAGGCCGTCCCACTCGCTATCTCGAATATGAGTGCTATGAAGCGATGGCGATCCGTATGATGGAGCAAATCGGAGTTGAGATTGCGAATGCGCACGCGATTTCCCGCCTGGCGATGGTCCATCGTCTGGGCCGCATGGAGATTGGCGAAGCGAGCGTGCTGATTGTTGCTGCCGCGCCCCATCGCGGTCCCAGTTTTGAGGCGGCCCGCGACGGCATCAATCGGTTGAAGAAAACGGTGCCCATTTGGAAGAAGGAATTCTTCGCGGATGGGGAGGTCTGGGTTGATGGCGAATGGGATGAATCGATTGTCCCCGCTGGCGCGTCCCAACAGCAATGA
- a CDS encoding transketolase, whose amino-acid sequence MTKTSNPAELAAIAKTVRRHIIEMITAAKSGHPGGSLSATEIVTTLFFDVMKHDPQNPSWAERDRFLMGKGHACPVLYSVMAQCGYTPVDKLNTFRHLGSIYQGHPDVRFIPALEASTGSLGQALSVGLGMAIAAKLDKSPSRTFVVLGDGEIQEGQIWEAAMAAAFHKADNLVAIVDWNKIQLDGFVQDIMPLEPLVEKWKSFGWHVIEIDGHNIEALQKAFAEAESAKGVPSVILANTIKGKGVSFMENNPKWHGTAPSKEESALALKELA is encoded by the coding sequence ATGACTAAAACGAGCAACCCCGCAGAGCTTGCGGCGATCGCGAAAACTGTGCGCCGGCACATTATCGAAATGATCACCGCGGCCAAGAGCGGGCATCCAGGCGGGAGCCTTTCCGCGACCGAAATTGTGACCACTCTCTTCTTCGACGTGATGAAACACGACCCGCAGAACCCGAGTTGGGCGGAGCGCGACCGCTTCCTGATGGGAAAGGGCCATGCCTGCCCAGTGCTGTATTCCGTGATGGCACAATGCGGCTATACGCCCGTAGACAAGCTGAATACTTTCCGCCACCTGGGATCGATTTACCAGGGCCACCCCGACGTCCGGTTCATTCCGGCGCTTGAAGCCTCCACCGGCTCTCTCGGCCAGGCGCTGAGCGTCGGCCTGGGCATGGCGATCGCGGCTAAGCTGGACAAGTCCCCGTCGCGCACCTTTGTGGTGCTGGGCGATGGCGAGATCCAGGAAGGCCAGATCTGGGAAGCGGCGATGGCTGCGGCCTTCCACAAGGCAGACAACCTGGTCGCCATTGTCGACTGGAACAAGATCCAGCTCGATGGCTTCGTGCAGGACATCATGCCGCTCGAACCGCTGGTAGAGAAGTGGAAGAGCTTTGGCTGGCACGTCATTGAGATCGACGGCCACAACATCGAAGCGCTGCAGAAGGCTTTTGCCGAGGCGGAATCCGCCAAGGGCGTGCCTTCCGTCATCCTGGCCAATACGATCAAGGGCAAGGGCGTCTCGTTCATGGAAAACAATCCGAAGTGGCACGGCACCGCGCCGTCCAAGGAAGAATCCGCACTCGCATTGAAGGAGCTTGCCTAA